Genomic window (Mycolicibacterium smegmatis):
CGCCGGGATGTCGCTGTCGGCGTCGCGCATGGCCAAGGAAGCCGTCAACCGCGCGTTCGAGACCAGCCTCACCGAGGGTCTGCTCTACGAGCGCAGGCTGTTCCACTCCGCTTTCGCCACCGCCGACCAGAAAGAGGGCATGGCCGCGTTTGCCGAGAAGCGCGCCGCCAACTTCACGCATCGCTAAAGTTCGACGCGTGACGGGCACCAAGACCACCGAGGACGTCGACAGATCCGGCGGCGAACCGCACGCCGCGCGGGCCGCGGGGCACCACGAAGCTCCGGACAAGCCCGCATGGTGGGTTCGCCACTACACGTTCTTCGGTACCGCGACGGGTCTGGTGTTCATCTGGCTGTCGCTCACCCCGTCGCTGCTGCCGCGCGGCCCGCTGTTCCAGGGGCTCGTGAGCGGCGGCGCCGGGGCGATCGGCTACGGCCTCGGTGTTTTCGGCGTCTGGCTGGTGCGCTACATGTGCTCGGCCGATTCGAGCCCCAAGGCGCCGCGGTGGGCCTGGGTCGCACTCGTCGTGGTCGGGATCGTCGGGCAGATCCTGATGATTGTCTATTTTCACGTGTGGCAGGACGAGATCCGCGACTTCATGGGCGTACCCCGCCTGAAGTTCTGGGACCACCCGCTCACCGCGGTCCTGTCCATCGTGGTGCTCTACGTCCTGGTCGAGATCGGCCAGTTGATCGGCAAACTCGTGCGCTTCCTGGTGCGTCAGCTCGATCGTGTTGCCCCGCCCCGGGTTTCGGCGGTGGTCGTGGTGGCGCTGCTGCTCGCGTTGAGCATCGCGCTGCTCAACGGCGTGGTGGCGCGGTTCGCGATGTCCACCATCAACAAGACGTTCGCGGCCGTGAACGACGAGGACAGCCCCGACTTCTCCGCGCCGACGTCACCGCTGCGCTCGGGCGGGCCCGGATCGCTTGCCAGCTGGGAGTCGCTGGGCCATCAGGGACGCGTGTTCGTCGCGAGTGCCCCTACGGTGCAACAGCTCTCGGAGTTCAACGGCGCACCGGCCGTCGAACCGATCCGCGCCTACGCGGGTCTGCACTCCGCCGACGGCATCAAGGCCACCGCTGCACTCGCGGCGCGCGAACTGGAACGCACGGGCGGCCTGGACCGCGCGGTGGTCGCGGTCGCCACCACCACCGGCACCGGGTGGATCAACAACGCCGAAGCCACTGCGCTGGAATACATGTACAACGGCGACACCGCGATCGTGTCGATGCAGTACTCGTATCTGCCGAGCTGGTTGTCGTTCCTCGTGGACAAGGAGAATGCGCGGCAGGCCGGGCAGGCACTGTTCGAGGCGGTGGACGAACTGATCCGCGAACGCCCCGAGGCCGACCGGCCCAAGCTCGTGGTGTTCGGCGAGAGCCTCGGTTCGTTCGGCGGTGAGGCGCCGTTCCTGGCGCTCAACAACCTGATCGCCCGCACCGACGGCGCGCTGTTCTCCGGGCCCACGTTCAACAACACGATCTGGGCCGACCTCACGCGCAACCGCGATCCCGGGTCGCCGGAATGGCTGCCGATCTACGACAAGGGTGAGAACGTCCG
Coding sequences:
- a CDS encoding alpha/beta hydrolase codes for the protein MPRSAPPTSRIAKVRRVTGTKTTEDVDRSGGEPHAARAAGHHEAPDKPAWWVRHYTFFGTATGLVFIWLSLTPSLLPRGPLFQGLVSGGAGAIGYGLGVFGVWLVRYMCSADSSPKAPRWAWVALVVVGIVGQILMIVYFHVWQDEIRDFMGVPRLKFWDHPLTAVLSIVVLYVLVEIGQLIGKLVRFLVRQLDRVAPPRVSAVVVVALLLALSIALLNGVVARFAMSTINKTFAAVNDEDSPDFSAPTSPLRSGGPGSLASWESLGHQGRVFVASAPTVQQLSEFNGAPAVEPIRAYAGLHSADGIKATAALAARELERTGGLDRAVVAVATTTGTGWINNAEATALEYMYNGDTAIVSMQYSYLPSWLSFLVDKENARQAGQALFEAVDELIRERPEADRPKLVVFGESLGSFGGEAPFLALNNLIARTDGALFSGPTFNNTIWADLTRNRDPGSPEWLPIYDKGENVRFVAEAGDLGRPEDPWSTPRVVYLQHASDPIAWWNTDLLFSKPDWLREPRGYDVSPHTEWIPVVTFLQVSADMAVAVDVPDGHGHVYVKNVADAWAAIMRPPGWTPEKTERLRPLLTNNESA